A part of Candida albicans SC5314 chromosome 2, complete sequence genomic DNA contains:
- a CDS encoding uncharacterized protein (Predicted dihydrodiol dehydrogenase; ortholog of S. pombe SPAC513.06c; flow model and rat catheter biofilm repressed) codes for MTVITLNWGILGAGNISSQFVHDLVLNNQRDTQFHHIVKSIGCSSHDKGLDFIKKNNITLENNFQTTPIVESYEDFYKNSDIDVVYIGTPHTFHKEQSIACLNNNKHVLCEKPVTVNKAELESILNVAKSKKKFFMEAMWTRFFPAITELKKKIYDEKVIGEIHRLFADLSYNCDISNIPLSSRIRNKDLAAGSLLDIGIYPLTYSRVLLDDSLGENHSPFQIKSFLTIDSQDQVDHLYSAIVKYQNGKHAVLTASELIDGPKAYVRLEGSQGHVEMYSDNPARAKHFKIFNAKGDEIFEYKDGSGYNGFIYEANAVAKDITEGKLSNDTMPHDESLLIMETMDQIRHENGLVYPQDEN; via the coding sequence ATGACAGTTATCACTCTCAATTGGGGTATTTTAGGAGCAGGAAACATCTCTTCACAATTTGTACACGATTTGGTTTTGAATAACCAGAGAGATACTCAATTTCATCACATTGTTAAGTCTATTGGATGTTCGAGCCACGACAAGGGCTTGGATTTtataaagaagaataacATCACTTTAGAGAACAATTTTCAAACCACGCCGATTGTTGAATCCTATGAAGATTTTTATAAAAACCTGGATATAGATGTGGTGTATATTGGAACTCCACATACATTCCATAAAGAACAATCCATTGCAtgtttaaataataataaacatgTTCTTTGTGAAAAGCCTGTTACAGTTAACAAAGCTGAGTTAGAATCAATATTGAATGTCGCAAagtcaaagaagaaatttttcatgGAAGCCATGTGGACGAGATTCTTCCCAGCAATTactgaattgaaaaagaaaatctaTGATGAAAAAGTCATTGGGGAAATACACAGACTATTTGCAGATTTGAGTTACAATTGCgatatttcaaatattccATTGAGTTCCAGGATTAGAAATAAAGACTTGGCTGCTGGATCGTTATTGGACATTGGAATCTATCCACTTACTTATTCAAGAGTTTTGCTTGATGATAGTTTAGGTGAGAATCATTCACCGtttcaaattaaatcatttttaacaattgaTAGCCAAGATCAAGTTGATCATTTGTATTCAGCAATAGTGAAATACCAAAATGGCAAACATGCAGTTTTGACGGCATcagaattgattgatggaCCCAAAGCATATGTGAGATTGGAAGGTTCACAGGGACATGTTGAGATGTACAGTGATAACCCTGCACGAGCCAAGcattttaaaattttcaatgcTAAAGGCgatgaaatttttgaatataaaGATGGCTCAGGTTATAATGGATTCATCTATGAAGCAAATGCTGTTGCTAAAGATATTACTGAAGGAAAATTATCTAACGATACCATGCCTCATGATGAAagtttattaataatggaGACAATGGATCAAATTCGTCATGAAAATGGTTTGGTTTACCCACAAGATGAAAATTGA
- the PGA19 gene encoding Pga19p (Putative GPI-anchored protein; macrophage-induced gene; mutants are viable) — MFSTTSIVLWFTILLPVTLPVSIDNRDLLLKRHVEPNDIQFFNQGVRSSLSYIYQKRDVSDSDNEQVLRKSKKKKKTTSTGTPGNENTTDFASAQEFEKWEGDREGWQISAGLYFDKAIASDSCDSDSEDEDEGRKKFWIFTDDAPVDNENLIVSSEDKLELNYISSGKNLEGLTKVIRKAKGNSTTYNQSKIKFNVDAQGEDQFESGFGSLIPYNSFYLYILLFCIIF, encoded by the coding sequence ATGTTCTCCACCACTTCCATAGTTTTATGGTTTACAATTTTGTTACCAGTTACATTACCAGTTTCAATAGACAACAGAGATTTATTACTCAAACGACACGTTGAGCCAAATGATatacaatttttcaaccaaGGAGTAAGATCTTCTTTAAGTTATATTTACCAGAAAAGAGACGTTTCTGATTCGGATAATGAACAAGTTTTGagaaaaagcaaaaagaagaaaaagactACATCAACAGGCACTCCTGGGAATGAAAATACCACAGATTTTGCTTCTGCTCAAGAGTTCGAAAAATGGGAGGGTGATAGAGAAGGTTGGCAGATCAGTGCTGGGttatattttgataaagCTATAGCAAGTGATTCATGTGATTCCGATtcagaagatgaagatgaaggacgcaaaaaattttggatATTCACAGACGATGCACCagttgataatgaaaatctTATTGTCTCTTCCGAAGATAAATTGGAGCTCAATTATATTCTGAGTGGTAAAAACTTGGAGGGTTTAACTAAAGTGATTCGAAAGGCAAAGGGTAATTCAACCACCTATAATCaatccaaaatcaaattcaatgtTGATGCACAAGGCGAAGATCAGTTTGAATCTGGATTTGGTTCTCTTATCCCCTATAAtagtttttatttatatatcttgctattttgtattatcttttaa
- a CDS encoding uncharacterized protein (Ortholog of C. parapsilosis CDC317 : CPAR2_212930, C. dubliniensis CD36 : Cd36_15830, Candida orthopsilosis Co 90-125 : CORT_0A12240 and Candida tropicalis MYA-3404 : CTRG_01155), translating to MSTIKYTLRFVIWLIIYVIPTVSLFNNTRIESAEDSSFLQQIAEFAKWEEQNLYQRPADPPKLSLQSKNSKKTESSNSSFTLPIVKQFFNSSNLVNTSIFEQMSRFRGDKKAPHWTVSTGVFADKSKEWKDEEEECFVPIKEIPQRRPKKYRPRKKYVRPAPPPQPQKWARPNYWSFSSEEDSFSDWWSSDCSESDWSSDDGGKLWFLGMNVAQGEPETKRISIIPSKKLVTRVSEQFYNTYRSSSPNNVMKKRNLDDSDDKYFGFDYEIQPCITNNLSRNHVTFNVLNSRSAKIKMLSRCKIKLLVCFFALHILFHS from the coding sequence ATGTCAACTATTAAATATACACTAAGATTTGTAATCTGGTTAATCATTTACGTTATTCCCACtgtttcattatttaataataccaGAATTGAAAGTGCAGAAGACCTGTCATTTCTCCAACAGATTGCAGAGTTTGCGAAATGGGAAGAGCAAAATCTATATCAACGTCCAGCAGATCCACCAAAGCTACTGCTTCAATCcaaaaattcaaagaaGACAGAATCCTCCAATTCATCATTCACTTTACCAATTGTCAAACAATTCTTTAATAGTTCAAATTTGGTGAACACATCTATTTTTGAACAAATGTCAAGATTTCGTGGAGACAAAAAAGCTCCTCATTGGACAGTAAGTACAGGTGTGTTTGCTGATAAACTGAAGGAATGGAAGGACGAGGAAGAAGAATGTTTTGTACCGATTAAAGAGATTCCTCAACGACGTCCAAAAAAGTACcgaccaagaaaaaaatatgtaCGTCCAGCGCCACCCCCACAACCACAAAAATGGGCAAGACCGAATTATTGGAGCTTTTCAAGTGAAGAAGATAGTTTTTCCGATTGGTGGTCAAGTGACTGTAGTGAGAGCGATTGGTCGAGTGATGATGGGGGGAAATTATGGTTCTTGGGAATGAATGTTGCTCAAGGAGAACCAGAAACAAAAcgaatttcaattattccTTCTAAGAAACTAGTTACAAGAGTAAGTGAGCAATTTTACAACACATACAGAAGTAGCTCTCCCAATAATGTCATGAAGAAACGAAATCTCGATGATAGTGATGACAAGtattttggatttgattaCGAGATTCAACCTTGTATAACAAATAATCTTCTGAGAAATCACGTTACTTTTAATGTACTAAATTCCAGATCTGCTAAAATTAAAATGCTAAGTAGGTGCAAAATAAAGTTAttggtttgtttttttgcattacatattttgtttcattcttaa
- a CDS encoding uncharacterized protein (Ortholog of C. parapsilosis CDC317 : CPAR2_212925, C. dubliniensis CD36 : Cd36_15840, Candida orthopsilosis Co 90-125 : CORT_0A12230 and Candida tropicalis MYA-3404 : CTRG_01156): MLKLYFLFCIFSFHLVIAPIPSINKPNSTDSIITRPVNINNQQDLQDLTFFSQVVLSTPNWDQTLTKYKRKKRDYNDDSLASMDTRNLDNNTFLMQGGKATSPKWHVGAGVYLNKERFSDTKKTYVKYESDYCSEEDYSSDEGGRKRKWFKPFSIDLNETKDISIIPSSRILSVDTEGNFVNHNKITNLMLGYHSENVQKDTFESCGNFKAFQLVYIVVIVFAYSFLHF, encoded by the coding sequence ATGTTAAAACTatactttttgttttgtatttttagttttcatTTAGTCATAGCACCGATCCCTTCAATTAACAAACCCAACAGCACAGATTCCATTATCACGCGTCCAgttaatatcaataatcaacaagatTTGCAAGATTTAACATTTTTTAGTCAGGTTGTCTTATCTACTCCAAATTGGGATCAAACCTTAACTAAATATAAACGTAAAAAGAGAGATTACAATGATGATTCGCTAGCACTGATGGACACTCGAAATCTTGATAATAACACGTTTCTTATGCAAGGAGGCAAAGCAACAAGTCCCAAATGGCATGTTGGGGCCGGTGTCTACTTGAACAAAGAGCGATTTTCGGATACAAAAAAGACATACGTTAAGTATGAGAGTGATTACTGTTCAGAAGAGGATTATTCTAGTGATGAGGGTGGTCGTAAACGAAAATGGTTTAAacctttttcaattgactTAAATGAGACCAAAGACATTTCCATCATTCCTAGCTCAAGAATATTATCCGTTGATACCGAAGGTAATTTTGTTAATCATAACAAAATAACAAACTTGATGCTTGGTTATCATTCTGAGAATGTGCAGAAGGATACATTTGAATCTTGTGGAAATTTTAAAGCGTTCCAATTAGTTTATATTGTTGTCATCGTATTTGCATACTCTTTTTTACACTTTTAA
- a CDS encoding uncharacterized protein (Protein of unknown function; rat catheter biofilm induced) produces the protein MYKLILLTWLCLLPIQMVSSSDSTKKLFPKTDVNDLVYFNQVFDMATKQTSDPDPDSYVENSNKTITLITLDKPPKNDTNAVDAQFKKKKGKLKPKWELNAGVYLEKKVNKKLLKKSKKKNSKKFGILTKDNGDAERILIPAELMVSRATPGTHNLFSQNSSNYPFQLTKINVTSIRKAPVLSTSIAHEVSDINHGIVEFSIASKLFDKFWNQIFWAFLYIL, from the coding sequence ATGTACAAGCTAATTCTATTAACTTGGCTATGTTTATTGCCAATACAAATGGTGTCGTCCTCAGATTCCACTAAAAAGTTGTTTCCCAAAACTGATGTCAACGATTTAGTTTACTTCAACCAAGTGTTTGATATGGCGACAAAACAAACATCTGATCCAGACCCAGATTCATATGTTGAAAATTCTAACAAAACTATTACATTAATAACTTTGGAcaaaccaccaaaaaacGATACAAATGCTGTCGACGCTCaatttaagaaaaaaaagggtaAATTAAAGCCCAAATGGGAATTGAATGCTGGTGtttatttggaaaaaaaagttaataaaaaattgttgaaaaaatctaaaaagaaaaactcaAAGAAATTTGGAATCTTAACTAAAGACAATGGAGATGCTGAAAGAATCTTGATCCCTGCTGAATTAATGGTTTCTCGAGCTACTCCTGGTACTcacaatttgttttctcaAAATAGTTCAAATTATCCTTTTCAATTGACAAAAATCAATGTAACATCAATAAGAAAAGCACCCGTATTGTCCACTTCAATTGCCCATGAAGTTTCGGACATCAACCATGGAATCGTCGAGTTTTCAATTGCGAGTAAACtctttgataaattttggaatcaaatattttgggCATTTCTCTATATTTTGTAG
- the VPS24 gene encoding ESCRT-III subunit protein (Protein similar to S. cerevisiae Vps24p, which is a member of the ESCRT III protein sorting complex; downregulated upon adherence to polystyrene): MDYIKKKIYGPDPKEQMRKINQLLRKNKRELDRSMNQLVPLRKKTESLIKKSAKDKDYKSAKLYARELININKQYNKLYTSKTRIESITMSINEQYSMNKLTQSIHSSTSIMKDVNSLIHIGAVSHTMQELSKELMKAGIINEMMDDMVDLDEMDEELEEESQEEVNKIIANLTEDKFSKIENEVPSNEFNEQVIEPPAEVAEEDEEDELALDEMRERLKALQ; this comes from the exons ATGGATTAcattaaaaagaaaatatatgGGCCAGATCCCAAAGAACAG ATgagaaaaatcaatcaattactTCGTAAGAATAAAAGAGAACTAGATAGATCGATGAATCAATTAGTCCCACTCAGAAAGAAAACAGAGtcattaatcaaaaaatcaGCTAAGGATAAAGATTACAAGTCAGCAAAATTGTACGCCAGAGAGTTgattaatataaataaacaatataacAAGCTTTACAcatcaaaaacaagaatCGAGTCAATCACAATGTCCATTAATGAACAATATTCCATGAATAAACTAACCCAATCTATTCATTCATCTACTTCAATTATGAAAGACGTCAATCTGTTAATTCATATTGGGGCAGTACTGCATACTATGCaagaattatcaaaagAGCTTATGAAGGCCGGGATTATAAATGAGATGATGGATGACATGGTTGACTTGGATGAAATGGATGAGGAATTGGAAGAAGAGTcacaagaagaagtaaaTAAGATAATTGCCAATTTGACAGAGGATaagttttccaaaattgaaaatgaggTACCAAGCAATGAGTTTAATGAACAGGTAATAGAACCACCGGCAGAAGTGGcagaagaagacgaagagGATGAATTGGCATTAGATGAAATGAGAGAAAGGTTAAAGGCATTACAATAG
- a CDS encoding uncharacterized protein (Protein of unknown function; Spider biofilm induced) has product MILFQLPVELIQKVFSKLSNNELQHYFNLQELLATTTDQITDSSYLPIRLIALSAYFYNKSVIISNTVGEHYKHIQKHNTDIYVSLDDLQSLFINNFIIRPKQIFIYITDDTDQNSCGCQLNLSHISFIHKLTQFLPIMMTQYCYGSGTKVNLSVSLSTTDGLKSLYELLHNIKAFQKLSIKYTAKGTLDIAKDQLQDLKIDTMELQFFNQYKLIDNLQANNNQLLSINHLQLSYNSISNLYFFPCYSNLKSLNLSNNNLVCINNDNFNWEKLYNLEVLDLSNNNIIEINLTNRRGTGNYKLRSLNLSTNNLRALPNFQQCKFFENLQDLNLSRNAITQLSIKSFPNYLETLWLKGNYLSQLIDELNGEIFPKLLQFLDLTYCKIISLDSDYQYQATVIEKLISVEKLNNLKVLQLEF; this is encoded by the coding sequence ATGATTTTATTCCAATTACCCGTTGAATTAATCCAAAAAGTTTTCAGTAAACTATCAAACAACGAATTGCAACATTATTTCAACCTCCAGGAATTACTAGCAACAACCACTGATCAAATAACTGACAGTTCCTATTTACCTATTAGACTTATTGCCTTATCAGCTTACTTTTACAACAAATCAGttattatttcaaataCTGTTGGCGAGCATTATAAACATATCCAAAAACACAATACTGATATCTATGTATCCTTAGATGATTTGCAATCGcttttcattaataattttatcattagaccaaaacaaatttttatcTACATTACTGATGATACTGATCAAAATTCTTGTGGTTGTCAACTAAACCTTTCACATATCAGTTTTATACACAAACTAACTCAATTTTTACCTATCATGATGACTCAATACTGTTATGGTTCCGGTACTAAAGTCAATCTTTCCGTAAGTTTATCCACTACTGATGGTTTAAAATCTTTATATGAATTATTGCATAACATTAAAGCGTTTCAAAAGTTATCGATCAAATATACAGCCAAGGGAACTTTAGACATAGCCAAAGACCAACTCCAAGATTTGAAGATTGATACCATGGAATTGcaattcttcaatcaaTATAAGTTGATTGACAATTTACAagcaaataataatcagCTTTTAAGTATTAATCATTTGCAATTAAGTTACAACCTGATCAGcaatttgtattttttccCATGCTATTCTAACTTGAAATCATTGAACTTATCTAACAACAACCTTGTTTGTATAAATAACGATAACTTCAATTGGGAAAAACTATATAATTTGGAAGTACTAGACTTGTCAAACAATAACATcattgaaataaatttaacCAACAGAAGAGGTACTggaaattataaattgcGGTCATTAAATTTGTCAACCAACAATTTAAGAGCGTTGCCAAATTTTCAGCAGTGCAAAttctttgaaaatttacaaGATCTAAACTTGTCAAGAAATGCAATAACACAGTTGTCAATTAAATCCTTCCCCAACTATTTGGAAACATTGTGGCTTAAAGGGAATTACTTGTCGCAGTTGATTGACGAACTTAATGGTGAAATCTTCCCCAAATTATTGCAATTTTTAGATTTAACTTATTGTAAGATTATATCGCTCGATAGTGATTATCAATACCAGGCCACTGTTATcgaaaaattgattctgGTTGAAAAGCTAAACAATCTAAAAGTGCTCCAACTAGAATTCTAA
- a CDS encoding uncharacterized protein (Ortholog of C. dubliniensis CD36 : Cd36_15810, C. parapsilosis CDC317 : CPAR2_212950, Candida tenuis NRRL Y-1498 : CANTEDRAFT_116162 and Debaryomyces hansenii CBS767 : DEHA2D18392g), producing MGNCLSCLIGNSNDDDYNETSSLLRHQQQHNQQYLSDYLQEEQILKQQQRQQELAGIVNELNDNLIDVTSFLSGNNNNNNNNNASLGNSGILANESNINEEEHTQVGNTIKSLPYLYTKEDKDEILKKLSDIDADVKQSFKIQSSVPLYIKF from the coding sequence ATGGGTAACTGTCTATCGTGTCTTATAGGCAATTCAAATGACGATGACTATAATGAAACTTCATCTTTATTGAGacaccaacaacagcaCAACCAGCAATATTTATCAGATTATTTGCAGGAAGAGCAGATACTTAAACAGCAACAAAGACAACAAGAATTGGCTGGCATAGtgaatgaattgaatgataatttgattgatgtTACTTCATTTTTAAGTGGgaacaataacaataacaataataataatgcaTCTTTGGGTAATAGTGGAATTTTGGCTAATGAGAGTAATATTAATGAGGAAGAGCATACACAAGTCGGCAATACTATAAAATCACTTCCTTACCTTTATACTAAAGAGGATAAAGATgagatattgaagaaattaagTGATATTGATGCTGATGTTAAACAGAGTTTTAAAATACAATCACTGGTGCCCTTATATATCAAGTTTTAA